Proteins found in one Fulvitalea axinellae genomic segment:
- a CDS encoding cyclic nucleotide-binding domain-containing protein codes for MTEGDLREIIEKNGKLRIFKSHETVISEGDRVDKMYYIRKGGMILQFVNPYSFVEKTVNFFTPSFHRVATVAESLYLEKPSEYNLKTFTNTEALIISKAKVEKLFVENEDFKNFFTDMGIRSLIEKNTLRNMLLTLSAEEMFRYLMEHFPAVLNEVPSKYVADFLGVSPQWLSKLKRKV; via the coding sequence GTGACAGAGGGAGATTTAAGAGAAATCATCGAGAAAAACGGGAAACTCCGGATTTTTAAAAGCCATGAAACGGTAATCAGCGAAGGCGACAGGGTAGACAAAATGTATTATATCCGCAAAGGGGGAATGATTCTCCAGTTTGTAAACCCTTACAGTTTCGTGGAGAAGACAGTCAATTTTTTTACGCCCAGTTTTCATCGGGTGGCTACTGTCGCCGAGTCGCTTTATTTGGAGAAACCTTCGGAATATAACCTGAAAACGTTTACCAATACCGAAGCGCTGATCATCTCCAAAGCCAAAGTGGAAAAGCTTTTCGTTGAGAATGAAGACTTCAAGAACTTTTTCACCGATATGGGAATCCGTTCGCTGATAGAGAAAAACACTTTGAGGAATATGCTCCTGACCCTGTCGGCGGAGGAGATGTTCCGTTATCTGATGGAACATTTTCCGGCGGTTCTCAATGAGGTTCCTTCCAAATACGTGGCGGATTTTCTGGGAGTTTCCCCTCAGTGGCTTAGCAAACTCAAGCGTAAAGTCTGA
- a CDS encoding oxidoreductase: MKDWKTEDIPDLDGKVAVVTGGNTGLGFRIALELAKKNAHVVIASRDRARGWEAAEKIRKETGSVRDVDVIPLDLTDFRSIRKFATSFLIKHDTLDILVNNAAVVNLANRQVTKEGLEMHMATNHYGHFALTGHLLSAIKNSKGARVITMSSGSYRSGKIDFDDLNWTNRVYNRSRSYGDSKLANLLFALELDRLFKKNNKSAISLAAHPGLSATERQQKIGIGGMLTKMMAQPVEIGALPALMAATYEKAEGKQYYGPRWMIRGYPRLEKLKSIAENAGMARKLWKFSEELTDVEYKF; encoded by the coding sequence ATGAAAGACTGGAAAACGGAAGACATACCCGACCTGGACGGCAAAGTGGCTGTAGTTACGGGCGGAAATACGGGGTTGGGTTTCAGGATAGCATTGGAGCTTGCCAAAAAGAACGCCCATGTGGTAATCGCCAGCCGAGACCGGGCGAGGGGGTGGGAAGCAGCCGAAAAGATCAGGAAGGAAACGGGAAGCGTCCGGGATGTGGACGTGATTCCTCTGGACCTGACGGATTTCAGATCGATCCGAAAATTCGCGACCAGCTTTCTGATAAAACACGATACGCTGGATATTTTGGTCAACAACGCCGCTGTGGTAAACTTGGCGAACAGACAAGTCACGAAAGAGGGCTTGGAAATGCATATGGCCACCAACCATTACGGCCACTTCGCGTTGACCGGTCATTTGTTGTCCGCGATCAAAAACTCTAAAGGCGCCAGAGTAATCACCATGTCGAGCGGATCATACAGATCGGGGAAAATCGACTTTGACGATCTGAACTGGACTAACAGGGTGTATAACAGGTCCCGCTCATATGGCGACAGCAAGCTGGCGAATTTGCTTTTTGCCCTAGAGCTTGACCGTTTGTTTAAAAAGAACAATAAATCGGCGATCTCTTTGGCTGCGCACCCGGGGCTTTCCGCCACCGAAAGACAGCAGAAAATAGGAATAGGGGGAATGTTGACCAAGATGATGGCGCAACCGGTGGAGATAGGAGCTTTGCCGGCGCTAATGGCAGCCACGTATGAGAAAGCCGAAGGAAAGCAATATTACGGGCCGAGATGGATGATCAGGGGATATCCGCGTCTTGAGAAACTGAAATCAATTGCCGAAAATGCTGGCATGGCGAGGAAACTTTGGAAGTTTTCCGAAGAGTTGACCGACGTCGAATACAAGTTCTGA
- a CDS encoding alpha-L-rhamnosidase C-terminal domain-containing protein, which yields MRLFKLLFFSLCLSAISMTGMASPAGSGAKWISVAGFEHSPNQWYSLRKTVTLDRKPKKAPFKISADSKYWLWINGTLAVREGMVKRGPNPRDTYYDELDLAPYLKKGENTISALVWYFGKEGFSHKDSKRFGFYMSGQAGKIAVVSDGTWKIRRNEAYTTMKGGKAANYRLPESNVSYVATEEMSGWTGTGFDDSAWEQAEVVGPVGVAPWGRLVKRPIPQWKDFGLVKTKDWKREGNRVKLKLPYNMQFSFWVKVKAPAGKAVSVSTDTYSWLNDTPVRGQYITKEGIQSYEHLPWMSGHEIFIDLEEGVELLEAGYRETGYATEFDGDVVLNDPFMMKLKEKANSTLYVNMRDTYFDCPDRERAQWWGDLVLLMEESFYAMDNDAMNLSKKAIRELVDWQKPSGVLYSPIPAGNWDKELPQQMLAAIALGFRNYYTFTGDLETYTYVYPMVKKYLGLWNIQENGLVNFKGGGWNWSDWGGKIDAVLMEQAWMYMALDTYADIAEKAGHPADAQEARAKMARIKRYANRNLWTTEGYRSPEYKHGIDDRGNGLMVVAGIAGPDKYEKIAQILASVRNSSPYIDKYELEALYIMGKERQALKRTKQRYAKMVKSEYTTLWELFDLGNCSYNHGWSGGPMTMMYKYIAGLRPTVPGFKAFDVFPQAEGFNELECNVSTMRGEVKIDYEKSAEGVYMRLEVPKGSEARIRVPLSAGETKIKGKGRAEKTDGPKPDKYRYYKLPSGKWKISYTDTAI from the coding sequence ATGAGACTTTTCAAATTATTATTTTTTTCACTTTGCCTTTCGGCTATTTCCATGACGGGTATGGCCTCGCCGGCCGGTTCGGGAGCGAAATGGATCAGCGTAGCCGGTTTTGAGCATAGCCCGAACCAGTGGTATTCGCTACGCAAAACCGTAACGCTGGACCGCAAACCAAAGAAAGCGCCGTTCAAAATCTCCGCCGATAGTAAATATTGGCTTTGGATTAACGGAACGCTGGCCGTTAGGGAAGGAATGGTCAAGCGAGGGCCGAACCCGAGAGACACTTATTATGATGAACTTGATCTCGCTCCATATTTGAAAAAAGGCGAGAACACGATATCCGCATTGGTGTGGTATTTTGGTAAGGAAGGTTTTTCGCACAAAGACAGTAAGCGTTTCGGCTTTTATATGTCGGGCCAAGCCGGAAAGATCGCAGTGGTAAGCGACGGTACCTGGAAGATCCGCCGAAACGAGGCTTACACAACAATGAAAGGCGGAAAAGCGGCGAACTATCGCCTGCCGGAAAGCAATGTGTCTTACGTTGCCACCGAGGAAATGTCTGGCTGGACCGGAACCGGATTTGATGATTCCGCTTGGGAACAGGCCGAAGTTGTCGGGCCTGTTGGCGTCGCGCCTTGGGGCCGGCTGGTCAAGCGCCCGATTCCGCAGTGGAAAGATTTCGGATTGGTGAAAACCAAGGACTGGAAGCGAGAAGGCAACCGCGTAAAGCTGAAGTTGCCCTACAATATGCAATTCTCTTTTTGGGTAAAAGTAAAAGCCCCTGCGGGTAAAGCCGTAAGCGTTTCTACCGACACTTATTCTTGGCTCAACGATACGCCGGTCCGCGGTCAGTATATTACCAAAGAAGGAATCCAAAGCTATGAGCACCTGCCTTGGATGAGTGGTCATGAGATCTTCATCGATTTGGAAGAAGGAGTGGAGTTGTTGGAAGCCGGCTACCGGGAAACGGGATACGCGACGGAATTTGACGGAGACGTGGTGCTGAACGATCCGTTTATGATGAAGCTGAAAGAAAAAGCGAACAGCACCCTATACGTAAACATGCGCGACACGTACTTCGACTGCCCGGACCGCGAGCGGGCCCAATGGTGGGGCGATTTGGTGTTGCTGATGGAAGAAAGTTTCTATGCCATGGACAACGACGCCATGAATCTCAGCAAAAAGGCCATCCGTGAATTGGTGGATTGGCAAAAGCCGAGCGGAGTGCTTTATTCGCCGATTCCTGCCGGTAACTGGGACAAGGAATTACCGCAACAGATGTTGGCCGCTATCGCTTTGGGCTTCCGTAATTACTACACTTTTACGGGCGATTTGGAAACATACACCTATGTATATCCGATGGTCAAAAAGTATTTAGGCTTGTGGAATATCCAAGAAAACGGACTTGTGAATTTCAAAGGCGGCGGTTGGAACTGGTCTGATTGGGGCGGAAAAATCGACGCCGTTTTGATGGAGCAGGCTTGGATGTATATGGCGCTCGACACTTATGCAGATATCGCCGAAAAGGCTGGTCACCCTGCCGACGCCCAGGAGGCCCGTGCGAAAATGGCCAGAATCAAAAGGTATGCGAACCGGAACCTCTGGACAACCGAAGGTTATCGCTCCCCTGAATATAAGCACGGTATTGACGACCGTGGAAACGGATTGATGGTAGTGGCCGGAATAGCGGGACCGGACAAATACGAGAAAATCGCCCAGATCTTGGCTTCGGTGCGTAATTCCAGTCCTTATATCGATAAATACGAGCTGGAGGCGCTGTACATTATGGGCAAAGAGCGTCAGGCCCTTAAACGTACCAAACAGCGCTACGCCAAAATGGTGAAATCGGAGTACACTACACTGTGGGAGCTTTTCGATCTGGGCAATTGCTCGTATAACCACGGGTGGAGCGGTGGCCCGATGACTATGATGTATAAGTACATAGCTGGCCTTCGTCCGACGGTTCCGGGTTTCAAAGCCTTCGACGTATTCCCGCAAGCCGAGGGCTTCAACGAACTGGAATGCAACGTTTCGACTATGCGGGGCGAAGTGAAGATCGATTACGAAAAATCGGCCGAGGGCGTATACATGCGCTTGGAAGTTCCGAAAGGAAGCGAAGCCCGAATTCGTGTGCCGTTAAGCGCTGGTGAGACTAAGATTAAAGGAAAAGGCCGTGCCGAGAAAACAGACGGTCCGAAACCCGACAAATACCGTTATTACAAACTGCCTTCCGGCAAGTGGAAAATCAGCTATACAGACACTGCGATATAA